The Mucilaginibacter sp. PAMB04168 genome contains the following window.
ATACTAGCAAAATGGCAACACCAAACGAGCAAGCACTCAACGATACCTCATCGGCTCAAGGATATAAACCGGCTGAAAAAAGCGCCGCCCCCGAACTAAGCTTAAATGAAAGTTTAAATAAATTGTCCAGGGTGGGCGGTTTTGATTTGCTGGAAACTACAGTAGACGGCCTGCAAAACCTAAATCCCGAACGCAAAGCGCGTAAACAAATTTTCTTGAACGATGAAGAAAAAAAGCAGGAGCGTGAAGAACTGAAACAGAAGCTGGGCCAATGGATTGAAGCATTGGAAAGCGGTGGTTCTGTGAGCGACATGGTAGCAACCAGCAGCGAAAAACTGCAGCAGGTTGAAGAAAATCTGAATGCTAACATTAACAACGTATTGCAAAGTACCCGCGAACTAGAGCAGGCCTACCGCTCTGTGCATTTATTCTATAAAAATACCGAATCTGATAAGATCAAGAATTTGGTAATGATGAATGCCAGTTTAGACCAGTTGAAAGAATTGGACAATCCGCGTTTCATAGAATACGTAGGTGACGAACTGAAACAAAACTATGACCGGCTCGATTTACGCCAGAACTACTCTCTGATGGTTATACCGGGCTATTTAGGATCAAACAAGGTGGTAGAACGCTGGTCTAAAATGGCATACGAAAATAAGGTAATGCTGGTGACCGACTTTGCCGACCTTGACCAACCCGATGATGTGGTTGATTTATTTAGCGCGGCCAACTTAACCGGTGGTGATGCTTTTAAAGCGAATACCATTATGACCTGTAATTGGTTAGTAGGCCGTGGTAAAGTAGCAGAAGTGGGCGAAGAAGATGATCTTTATGTACCCGGTTCAGCTGCGCTGGCTGGCAAAATGTATTATACATTAATGTCACAAGTTACAGCGGGCAAAAAACATGGTGCAGTTAACGAGGTAGATGGCGTTCGCTTCGATCTAAAGAAAAGTGAAATTTCGCACCTCGAAAAACTGGGTTTGGTACCTATGGTAAACGAGTATGGAAAAGTGATGGCGTTTTCAGCCAAAACCCTGTTTAACGGTGATAATATTGGTTTGCAGACTTACTCAGTAGTTAGGGTGTTCGATTACATTACCAAAGTATTGTTCGATTTCCTGAACCGCAGGGCGTTTGAAAATTGGAATTCAAAAACTGAGCAGGATTTACGCTCTCAAATCGTGAAGTTCTTGGATAATATACAAGGACCTGACCGCCTGATTGAGCGCTTTAAAATAGTGCGGTTTGAGCGCGATGAAGTGCAGAAAGACCGTATCCACTTAGATATACATATCACGCCTTACTTCCCGGCCAAAAGCTTTGTTGTGAAGCTGGATGGACAAAAAGGTGATGACGATAGCGCTGTTTGGAACACTGAATATAACCAGCAATAATAGCTCAATAATATGGAAGGCCTGGTATAATTATACCGGGCCTTTTACGTTACATTAAGGCAATGTAAAATTGCTTGCTTTTGTTGGTTAAGCCTGCTTACCTTTATCCGCACAAAGATGAAACAGGTTGTCCTTATAAACGCAGATATTGATAAAACGCCCATTACCCGGGCGCTTATCAACGCTTACCGTGCCGGCGCAGACCGCGCTAATGCTGCTTTAAAGGAAATCACAATTGCTGATCTGAAATTTAACCCGAACAAACCATTACTAAATAAACTAACCGAAGGGCAGCCAGATTTAGCCGAGGTAATAGCCACCATACGCTGGAGTCACCATATAGTTGTGTTTTGCCCGGTGTATAAGAGTTCCATCAACTTTAAAGTTAAAGGGTTTTTTGACCGTATTTTTTTACCCGACCAAGTCTTCATCATCCGTAACCCGGCTTTTAGTAATGACTTTAGCGGCCGTTCGGCCCGGATAGTTTCCATATTAGATGAGGCTGCCTGGCAAGATTGGCAAATAAATCAGCGTACCACTTACCTTCCTATAAAGCGTACCATACTCGAAAAATGCCGTATCAAGCCTGTGCAAACTAATACTATTGGCCATTTACACTCCCTGCAAAACCCATACGCGCAAAAGTGGTTAAACAAGCTGGAAAGCTTCGGTGAAAAATTAATTTAGCTAACAATAAAGTAATTTTTATTTTCCTTAAACAATATATAAGATATATTGTAGTTAATATTGAGAGTGCCGCTTATAAATAAGGCACTTAAATATTATTAACCTTAGAAATTTATCGTTATGGCTTTCAAAGCAAGATTAAATTTTTCGGGCAGGGAGTACGATGTGCTAAACTGCTCTTATGCCTTAAACCGTGATGTTGACTCAAAGGGGCGCCCTGCTTCAGGAGTTTACGGTGGAACCATCGACATTGAAGTAGAATCAACCGAAGATACATCGGTGGTTGAAGCTATGGTGAACAACCAGTACAAGCCTATTGTAGGTAGTTTGCTGATCAAAAAGTCTGAAGAGGATGCAAAGATGAAGGAGCTTACTTTTGAAGACGGGTATATTGTAAAATATGCCGAAGGCTTAAACATCACCGGCGATACCCCGATGACTTACAAATTCACTATATCGGCCCGTAAAATTAAACTGGGTAATGCCGAGCATGTGAACGACTGGCCAGGTAGGGCATAAGTTTTCTGCATAGAGAACATTAAGAGCAGGCTTATATTGGTAAATGCTTAATATAGTTTGCGTATTGTTTAACCTTTAATTTTAAAAACATGGCTTTTAAAGCAAGAATTAATATAGGCTCAAAAGAGTTTGATGTACTGCAGTGCAGTTTTGCACTCAGCCGCGATGTTGATGCCAAAGGACGGCCGTCATCGGGTGTGTACGGCGGAACAGTACAGGTAGAAGTAGAATCGACTGAAGATACTTCTGTAATCGAATCAATGGTTAACAACCAGTATAAACCGCTGAGCGGCACCATTACCTTCAAAAAATCAGAAGAAGATGCCAAAATGAAAGAATTATCTTTCGAAGACGGTTATATTATTCAATATAATGAAGGTTTGTCTGTTGTAGGCAATGCGCCTATGTCACTAAGTTTCGTGATTTCTGCACGCCGGCTAAAAGTTGGCAATGCCGATCATGAAAATGACTGGCCTAAATAAAATTATAGCATAAGCCCTTGAGGCAATGAAATACCAGATACGGAGAGGAATACGCAAGTATCTTCTCCGTTTTTTTTGCTGTTTACTCCGATTACTTATGAAGATTAAAAAGCGTATCGTTAGTCATACACCTCCTACTGTTCAAAAGAAAAAGTCAAACATACCCACCGCTATGGAGTATGTGAATCTTTTTAATACCTGCGTAATTAATAAAGACAAGCTGCTGGCTGTTGACAAAATAATTGACGAAAAAGTGGTGGTGAACAGACAGCGTTACGAAGGTGTTTCGCAAATGGTAAAAGGCGGTAATACTGCGCAAGTTTCAGCTCAACCTCTCTTTCAATCTGCACACGTACCGTTTAATAACCGATTTGCGTCCTATGCCAAAGCAGCCTGGGAGCAATCTCCGGTGAGGGAAGATTTATTTGGGCGTTCGGTTACTGAGGTATTGCAGCCGGGGCAACAAAGCAAATACTTAAAGTCCAGCTTTGCCGACAACAGCAGTAGCTTTGGTATGAACCGCGATTTTTTTGCGATGGCTGCAAATTTTAACAGCGCAGGTGTGCCTTGGTACTTCATTGCTTGTGTACACTACCTGGAATGTAGCTTTGATTTTAAAAAGCATTTGCACAACGGCGATCCGCTTACCGGTTATACTGTGCACGTTCCTGCGCACAGGCCAAAAGTTGGACATGCGCCTCCCTTTACTTTTGAAGAAAGCGCAGTAGATGCATTAAAGCTGATGAAATATGACCAGGTAACTAACTGGAGCTTGCCATTTATATTGCAAAAACTGGAAGGATACAACGGATTTGGTTACAACCGTAAAGGTGTGCATACGCCTTATTTATGGAGCTATTCAAACCACTATGTTAAAGGCAAATATATAAAGGATGGCGTGTTTGATGCAGAGGCCGTATCACA
Protein-coding sequences here:
- the tssD gene encoding type VI secretion system tube protein TssD; this translates as MAFKARINIGSKEFDVLQCSFALSRDVDAKGRPSSGVYGGTVQVEVESTEDTSVIESMVNNQYKPLSGTITFKKSEEDAKMKELSFEDGYIIQYNEGLSVVGNAPMSLSFVISARRLKVGNADHENDWPK
- a CDS encoding NAD(P)H-dependent oxidoreductase, encoding MKQVVLINADIDKTPITRALINAYRAGADRANAALKEITIADLKFNPNKPLLNKLTEGQPDLAEVIATIRWSHHIVVFCPVYKSSINFKVKGFFDRIFLPDQVFIIRNPAFSNDFSGRSARIVSILDEAAWQDWQINQRTTYLPIKRTILEKCRIKPVQTNTIGHLHSLQNPYAQKWLNKLESFGEKLI
- the tssD gene encoding type VI secretion system tube protein TssD produces the protein MAFKARLNFSGREYDVLNCSYALNRDVDSKGRPASGVYGGTIDIEVESTEDTSVVEAMVNNQYKPIVGSLLIKKSEEDAKMKELTFEDGYIVKYAEGLNITGDTPMTYKFTISARKIKLGNAEHVNDWPGRA
- a CDS encoding DUF5458 family protein, which codes for MATPNEQALNDTSSAQGYKPAEKSAAPELSLNESLNKLSRVGGFDLLETTVDGLQNLNPERKARKQIFLNDEEKKQEREELKQKLGQWIEALESGGSVSDMVATSSEKLQQVEENLNANINNVLQSTRELEQAYRSVHLFYKNTESDKIKNLVMMNASLDQLKELDNPRFIEYVGDELKQNYDRLDLRQNYSLMVIPGYLGSNKVVERWSKMAYENKVMLVTDFADLDQPDDVVDLFSAANLTGGDAFKANTIMTCNWLVGRGKVAEVGEEDDLYVPGSAALAGKMYYTLMSQVTAGKKHGAVNEVDGVRFDLKKSEISHLEKLGLVPMVNEYGKVMAFSAKTLFNGDNIGLQTYSVVRVFDYITKVLFDFLNRRAFENWNSKTEQDLRSQIVKFLDNIQGPDRLIERFKIVRFERDEVQKDRIHLDIHITPYFPAKSFVVKLDGQKGDDDSAVWNTEYNQQ